The Bacteroidia bacterium genomic interval TGCTATCAGTGAACATGATATTGAGGTGATACACAATGGCGTAAATCTATCGCGTTTTGGACAAAGGAAAGCTAAAAATTCAGAGCAGGTCAAAATCGTTTATGTAGGAAGTCTGGGCATGGCCAATGGCCTCAGCCAACTTTTGTATGCCTGGAAGTTGATCGAGAAAAAATGGTCAAGCAATAAAGTCAGTCTTCACATAGTCGGGGAGGGAAATGAAGGTGAAATGCTGATCGCCCTGGCAGAAGAATTGGGTTTAAAGGCTTTGCATTTTTATCCGGTTTTGCCACAGGATGAGGTAGGAGATTTTCTGGCAGATGCTGATATCGGCCTGGTCTGCGTAGCCCCTTATCCGGTACTGGAAGCAAATGGATCGACCAAGGCCTTTGAGTATATGGCAGCCGGTATTCCATTGGTTTTGAATTATGAAGGTTGGTTGTCGAAATACCTGAAGGACTATGACTGTGGACTTTCTGCTCGCCTTGGACATGTCGAATCTTTCGCCCGCCAGATCAACCAACTCATCCTGAATCCGGAGAGGAGGCAGGAGATGGGCCTCAATGCTCGTAGGCTGGCCCAGGAACAATTTGACAGAGGAAAGCTAGCACAGAAGATGCTGGATATCTTTGAGTCTTTGCAAACGTTTGTTTGACTCTCTTATGAACCCACCACCTCAGAGTCCACACTCCCTTGTATTGAGAAAACAAAGGAGTGCGCGCGGAGCCATTTAAGAATAAATCATGATTGATAGGGCAGATGATCCTCATTTCAAATGAAGAATCAAGCTGCCAAATGCGGGTCGTTTCCTTCTTGAGGGAAACGAGCTTGTAGCGGAAGGGTTAATTAAGGCAATGAAGCCGTAGCTCCCTGCAATCCAAATGCACTTTCTATTGGGCCGAGGATAAGAGAAGGAAATACTCCATAGACCAGAATGAGTGCAACCAGAATAGCAACTCCTACAGTCGGTAGCGTTTTGAAGCGCGTATTCAATTCAGGTACATTGCCCTGGCTATTGAAGAACATCAATACGATGACCCGGATGTAGTAGTAAGCACCGATTACAGAGGTCAGGATACCAACTGTTGCCAGCAAAATAAGGTCTTCTCGGATAGCAGAGATAAATACCTGATACTTTGCCATGAATCCAGCTAAAGGGGGAATCCCTGCAAGTGAGAAAAGGAATATGGATAGCGATCCAGCGAAATAGGGCGATTTTGCCCCCATTCCTCTCCAGGCTTCGAGATCCGTATCCTCATAACTTCTTTCGGCCATACTCACGATTCCAAATGCTCCAATGTTCATCAGGGTGTAGATAAACATATAGAATAAGATGGCTTTGAAACCGAGAGTCGGGGCACAAAGACCCAGGAGGACGTAGCCGGAGTGAGCGATACTGGAATATGCGAGCATCCGCTTGATGTTGGTCTGACGGGCTGCAACGATATTCCCATAAATCATGGTGAAGAGGGCAGAGATCGCAACTATAGTAACGATCTTTTCATTTTCAGGAGCACTAATCAGTTGTAGTTTTTTTACGATAACAGCAAGAGCGACGAAAGCTGCCATTTTACTTCCTGTTGCCATGAAGCCCGCCAGTGGAGTAGGGGTTCCTTCATATACATCAGGTGTCCAGTTGTGAAAGGGGAAGGCAGCAACCTTAAAGAGAAATCCAATCAGTAGTAGTCCGCTAGCAGTAAAGAATAGAGGTTGGTTAGATTGTAATACCCGAAGGCTGTCGGCTGAGCCGAGTTCCGTGAAATTGGTGTAGCCTGTCATGCCGTAAAGTATGGCGATGCCAAATAGCAGAAAGGCTGATGCAAAAGAACCGAGTAGAAAATACTTCAATCCTGCCTCATTGGACTTAACATCTGTTTTGTACAGAGAGGCAAAGATGTACAGACACATGGACATGGTTTCCAAACCAATGAAAGTCATGATGAGGTCATTGGCATTGGCCATAACTACCATCCCCAGGACTGAAAACACCAGTAAGGCATACACATCACTGATTTCTCGTTCCTGTCTTCTTAGGTAATCCCGTAAAAAGAAAAGGGTACATATACCGGCAATACATAGGAAAACATGAACCAAAGGAGCGATGCCTCCAGTTTCAATCATTCCAAAAAAGACAATATTACTCGCAGCAGATCCTTGTACCCAGGCGAGTACAGCTGATAAACTGAGTCCTGCGGCACTCACCCAAAGCAAACTTTTGTCTTGCTTGAAGGAGTCCAGCAACATTAATGCGAGTCCGGTAATGAGTAGTATGATCGAGGGAAATGTAGCAGTAGTATATTCCCCAAGAGCCTGAACATTGAAAGTTTGATCCATGTCAGAAATAAATTCTGGGTTTCTTGATCCGTCTAAGTTAGCATATCCGCTCTATTCATCAAAATTGGAATGAGGCCTAACGTATTTTTCCTTTAGAAAATAAAAAAGTCCGATTATGATTGGATTTTTTAAGTAGGAGTATTTAATGGGTTTTTCTTCTTTTCCTTAGATGAAAAGAAGCAAAAATCAAGCTGCTGCAAAGCCTCCCGCAGTCCGGCCCCCGCACGCAAGGGAGACGTGTTGGCGTGTTAGGGTATTAGCGTGTTGGAGTTGAAGAGGATGCTAGTAATAGCAATCGCTAACACCCAAACACCCAAACACCCAAACACCCAAACACCCAAACACCCAAACACCCAAACACCCAAACACCTCCCATCCTCCCATCCTCCCACGCTCGTTGGCCTTGCAGAGCCCATCGGGAGCTGGGGCGGCGAGTGCGGCTGGCTTTGGGCTCTGCGATTTTTGACTCCATCTTTTTCTAAAAAAGATGGAAACATCCCTATAAAAAGCCCAATCAGAAAAAGAATAAGTATCTTGCGATCGATATTATCTACATGGATTCTCAATCATTACCGGCCCTAAGCGAAAGAAAACAGCAAATTCTGAATGCTGCCCGTGACCTCTTTAGTCATAAAGGATACGGAGCTGCCTCTATGCGTGATCTTGCGGAGGAATTAGAAATCAAGCCTGCCAGTCTTTATAGCCATTACAAATCCAAAGAGGATATGCTTTGGGAAATAGCGATTCGGGCGAAAGAGGCTTTCTTTCAAAAGGTTTTGCCTTTGGCAAAGGGGGAGGGGAGTGTTGAAGATCGATTGGGAGCCATGATCCATGCCCATGTAGGTGTGATCATTGACAATATAAATGCTTCAGCTATTTTCTTTGGAGAGTGGAAACACCTGAGTGAACCCCGCAGGTCTGAATTTGCGGCTTACCAGGAAGCCTATGAACAGGCTTTTCGAGAATTGGTAGATGAGGGAATAGGAGCAGGAGGATTTCGGGATCAGAATACCCGATTTGGTGTGAGGAGTTTACTTGCCGGAATCAACTGGATTCATAAATGGTATAAACCAGCAGGTAGGATGAAGGCGGAGGAAATAGCCAGGCAGGCAGCAGATTTTGGATTGGCAGCTTTGAAATAAGACTTACATCAGAAAAGCCTTTGCACTGCCAATGATCTCTGTGTCTCCTTCGGAAGTTTTTCTGTAAATAAGAATAGTATAAGGTCCACCTCGTAAGCTACTAGCTGCAGCTGCATTCGCATCCATAGGTAAAATAGCCTTGATAGGAAGGGTATTGCCCTGGTAGTTTGCCTTTATCATTAATGAAGAGATCAATTCTTTTCCATTAAAAGGGAACTTTATTCCGCTGTTAGCATTATTGGGATGATACACGGGGTTTTTTGAACGACTTTCTTCCAGTACAAGAAAAAGTTCATAGACCTTTTTCTGAGATGCAGGAACTTCATCTGCTGATGATACTTTTTTACTGTAGGTGAAATCAAAGTTGAAATGGAGCTCAACCACAGTTTTTCTTTGTATAGCTAAACCCCTCATGGCCCTTTTCCCAAACTTATTAAAGCCTTCAATTTTAATATTTTCAGCAAAGAATCCCGGAATTTCCTGTTCAAGGCTATCTACATCTAAAGTTGGCATTTCCTCCAACTTCTCATTAGAACACTCCTCATACAAAGATTGAATTGACTTCAGGGTCGATTGCAATTGCTCTTTTTCTAACTTTATCCCCTCACTCTCTCTCATAAGTTCCCCCAGATCGCCAACCAGGAGGTTGATCTCAGCTTTATAGGTCTGGACAAGGACTTCCTTTACTTCGGCCAATTTAGCTTTCATAGAAAGGATGGTTCGCCTTTGCGTTTTACCTTCCTTTTCCAATTTGGCAATATTGGATTCCAGCTCACGAACCTGTTGGTTCATGTGCTCGAGTTCGTCATGCTTTTCTCCCAGAAGAAGTTGTGTGATTTCGAGACTGGTATTAGACTCTGCAGTATTGGCTCTGTACTCAGCTATGCTGCTATTGAGGTCATTGATCTCTTTTTCCAGCTTTTCTGCATAGGCTTTGGCCGTATCCCTGTCTCCGGTGAAGGTATCGATCAACAAGAAGGCAATCAGGGTCGAAAAGAACATCGCCCCTACAATGAGTAATTGTCGCTGGTATTTCATGTTGTACAGTCTTTAAACCGAAATATTGGGGGATATGAAGTCAGAATATGGAACAAGGAATGGAGAAATAAAAAGGATTAAAACAGGCCTTCTAAAATCTCCATTCCTTGTTCTGCATTCTTCATTTATTCTTTATAATAATCTCTAAACTCTCCTTTTTCCTGAACTTGCTCCACGGGCACCGTCTTGGATTCTGTATCTAATATTAATCGCGAACTGATATATGCAATGCTAACTGCAGCTGCAAAAATGAGGATCAATACGAGGAATCTACGAGCGGGCTTTTTGTTTGCAAGCGGATTTATGCTCATCGAAGGTTAAAGGATATATAAAAGTTTTTAGTTAACGAATACTCTATGAGTGCCAATGATTTCTGATTCATTACCGGATTTCATCCAGTATACAAATACAGTATAAGGACCACCACTTGCTTTTGTGAACGCATCTCCAGCATTAAATTCACCCTGAACCCTCATTTTATTTCCCTGGAAATTTGGTTTTACCTCCAAAGTAGAGGTGAGTTGATTTCCTTTATACATGAATTTTCTCCCGCTATTTTGGGCTCCTGCGTTGAAAATAGTATTCGGTCCCTCACTTTTGGTGGGTCTAAGTGCTATATGCACAGTACGAGTTCCGTTGTTCATTTCAATTCCTTCAAAATCAAAGTCAATCTCAAGTCGAGTTGCTTTTTTCTTTCTAATGGCATTACCCCTTAGTGCATTTTGACCTTTTGCATCGAACGCTTTGATATTGAAGTTACTTGCATAAAAACCGGGATCTAACTCGTTTGAAGGTATATTGGTAACGGGCGTTTCTATTTGAGGGGAAGGAGAAGTCATCGCCATTCCACCGTTTGCCTGACAATCGTCATAGACATTTTTCAAACTATCAAAGGCAGATTGCTTTTTGATTGCTACATCTTTCAGACTGTCCTGGGTTCTAGTGAGGGTACCTAAATCGAAAACCAAGAGATCAATCTCAGCTTTATAGGTTTCTACCAGTTTACCTCTGGCGTCTGATAATCTCTCCCTCAACTCACGGATGGTACGCTTATCCGTTTTTCCTTCTCTTTCCAGACGTTCAATCTGTTCTTCGAGGGTAGAAACTTTCTGGCTCATATTGTCGAGTTCGACATATTTCTCATCCAGAAGTGTTTCAAAATTTTCTACCTGGTCATCCTTTTCAGAAAAAACCAGTTCCAATTCGAGCAGATTACTTTCCAACTGAAGAATTTCCTCCTTAAGAGCAGCTTCTGTAACAACCCCCGGATTTACTGCGGGATTGTTCTTGGAAAAGATGCTGATCAGCAAAAAGGCGAGTACCGTTGCCAAAACCATGGCACCGATTATCAGGAAATTCTTATTAATCTTCCTATTCATTATTTGAGTTTAGTATCAAAGGTAAACATTATGGGGGAGACTTC includes:
- a CDS encoding NADH-quinone oxidoreductase subunit N — translated: MDQTFNVQALGEYTTATFPSIILLITGLALMLLDSFKQDKSLLWVSAAGLSLSAVLAWVQGSAASNIVFFGMIETGGIAPLVHVFLCIAGICTLFFLRDYLRRQEREISDVYALLVFSVLGMVVMANANDLIMTFIGLETMSMCLYIFASLYKTDVKSNEAGLKYFLLGSFASAFLLFGIAILYGMTGYTNFTELGSADSLRVLQSNQPLFFTASGLLLIGFLFKVAAFPFHNWTPDVYEGTPTPLAGFMATGSKMAAFVALAVIVKKLQLISAPENEKIVTIVAISALFTMIYGNIVAARQTNIKRMLAYSSIAHSGYVLLGLCAPTLGFKAILFYMFIYTLMNIGAFGIVSMAERSYEDTDLEAWRGMGAKSPYFAGSLSIFLFSLAGIPPLAGFMAKYQVFISAIREDLILLATVGILTSVIGAYYYIRVIVLMFFNSQGNVPELNTRFKTLPTVGVAILVALILVYGVFPSLILGPIESAFGLQGATASLP
- a CDS encoding glycosyltransferase family 4 protein → MHILYLQQLLVLPGNPGTQRSWEMAQVWKEAGHKVSFVSSAALLKNKTSKQFYYTQKLEGIDLHLLDIPYSHFMPFKERLKAFYRFYKEAYKLRKQLPEVDIVLAYSAPLSTAFLGRKLAKYLKAPFVFEAADVWPDVPIGMGIIKNPILQYFLKRQTKRLYKAASAICTFTEDMQEQIQAHAISEHDIEVIHNGVNLSRFGQRKAKNSEQVKIVYVGSLGMANGLSQLLYAWKLIEKKWSSNKVSLHIVGEGNEGEMLIALAEELGLKALHFYPVLPQDEVGDFLADADIGLVCVAPYPVLEANGSTKAFEYMAAGIPLVLNYEGWLSKYLKDYDCGLSARLGHVESFARQINQLILNPERRQEMGLNARRLAQEQFDRGKLAQKMLDIFESLQTFV
- a CDS encoding TetR/AcrR family transcriptional regulator; amino-acid sequence: MDSQSLPALSERKQQILNAARDLFSHKGYGAASMRDLAEELEIKPASLYSHYKSKEDMLWEIAIRAKEAFFQKVLPLAKGEGSVEDRLGAMIHAHVGVIIDNINASAIFFGEWKHLSEPRRSEFAAYQEAYEQAFRELVDEGIGAGGFRDQNTRFGVRSLLAGINWIHKWYKPAGRMKAEEIARQAADFGLAALK